GTGGTGGGGCCCGATGATCCCGCTGCCCGGCCAGCCGTACTTCTGCCTCGCGGAACGCACACTCCCCGGCGGCCTGCTGGTCAACGCCTCGGGCCGGCGCTACGTCAACGAAGCCGCCCCGTACGGCGACGTCGTCCACACCATGTACGACGTCCACGACACCGACCCGGCCATCCCGTCCTGGCTGATCGTCGACCAGAACTACCGCAACCGGTACCTCTTCAAGGACATCGCCCCGACGCTGCCGCTGCCCGCCGGGTGGTACGACTCCGGCGCCGCGCACAAGGCCTGGACGCTGGACGCCCTGGCCGCGTCGATCGGCGCCCCGCCGGCGGCCCTGCGCACCACGATCGACCGCTTCAACACCCACGCCCTGCGCGGCGCGGACCCCGACCACCACCGCGGCGACAGCGCCTACGACCACTACTACACGGACCCGTCGGTCCTCCCGAACTCCTGCCTGGCCCCCCTCCGGCTCCCGCCCTACCACGCCTTCCGCGTCGTTCCCGGCGACCTCGGCACCAAGGGCGGCCTCCGCACGGACGCCCGCGCCCGCGTGCTGCGCGAGGACGGCTCGGCGATCCCGGGCCTGTACGCCGCGGGCAACGCGAGCGGGGCGGTCATGGGCCACAGCTACGCCGGGGCGGGCTCGACGATCGGCCCGGCGATGACGTTCGGGTACATCGCGGCGAGGGATGTCGCGGGGGTGTTGTAGGGGCTCTGGTCGCTTTCCCGGGCGGCTGCGCCGAGGGGGGGCGTCCGCGCCGGCCGCCGGGGCCTGCCACCTGGGCCCCACGCGACCGCCGCCGGGGCCTGCCCGGGCCTACGCGACCGCCGCCGGGGCCTGCCCGGGCCTACGCGACCGCCGTCGGCGGCTTGCGGGCCACGAGGCAGGCCTGGGCGACCGGCTCGCCGAGGGTTTCGTCGGGCTCCCGTACCGTCCGTGAGCGCAGGGCGAACCCGGCGGCCTCCAGCAGCGCGGCGATCCGCTCCGGCCGGCGGCGGCGGAAGTCCAGGGCCACCTTGTGGCCGAAGGCCTCCTCGTAGCGGCGGGGCTCGTCACCGGCCTGGAAGGCGACGAGCAGATGGCCCCCGGGGCGCAGCACGCGGCCGAACTCGGCGAAGACGTCCGGGAGCCGGTCCAGCGGGGTGTGGATGGTCGAGTACCAGGACACGACACCGTCCAGCGAACCGTCGGGCAGGTCCAGCTCCAGCATCGAGCCCTTCACGAACCGCAGGCCGGGGTTCTCGCGGCGGGCGATCGCGAGCATGGACTCCGACAGGTCCAGGCCGAAGACGGACAGCCCCCGGGCCGCCAGGTACGCCGTCACCCGGCCGGGCCCGCACCCGAGGTCGGCGACCTCGCCCCCGGCGCCGACGAGCTCCGCGAAACCGGCCAGCAGCCCCCGGTCCAGCGCCGTGCCCACGCCGACGTCCCGGAAGTGCTCGGCGTAGTCCTCGGCGACGGTGTCGTAGAAGGTGCGGGTCTCGATGAGGAAGCCGGCATCGGTCATGCCCGGAGCCTAGGACCAGCGCTCACCGCCCGACTGCCCGCCCGCACGTTTCCGGCCCGACTGCCCGCACCGCGCCGGCCGTCGCCCGGCGTCGGGAAGGGGGTCTGCCTTCCGCCCGGCGTCGGGGGTCTGCCTTCCCCCCCGCCGTCCTGGGGCACCAGCTCCACGCCCGGCGTCCTGGGGACCCTCGCCCGGCGTCCCGGAGGGCCTATCCCTCACTCGGCGATTCGGTCTCCCGGCCTTCTCGGGCCCGAGCGGCGCCGAGGCCCGCTCCGGCGCCGATCGCCGTGCCGAGTCCCAGGCCCAGGGCGAGGCCGAGGCCGAGGCCCAGGTTGTCGAAGACCGTGATACCGAGCACCAGCCCGGTCGCCGTGCCGAGTGAGAGGCCGAGTGACAGGCCGGTCGCGAGGTGGCTGTTCCCGGGGGAGCCACCGTTCTGTTCGTCGTTCCGCATCCGAACATTCTCCCGAGTCCGGCCGTCGTGGAGGAGAATTCGCCAAGAATTCACGGAAGGCCGGCCGGAAGCGGGCCGGGAAAAGGCAGGAGCCCCGCCGCCTGACGGCGCGGGGCTCCTTGGGTACTGCTATCAGACCGGCGTGACGTTCTCAGCCTGCGGGCCCTTCGGGCCCTGCGTGACGTCGAAAGACACCTGCTGGTTCTCCTCGAGGGACCGGAATCCGGTCGCGTTGATCGCGGAGTAGTGGACGAAGACGTCGGGGCCGCCGCCCTCCTGGGCGATGAAACCAAAGCCCTTTTCGGCGTTGAACCACTTAACGGTTCCGGTAGCCATAAGCCCTCCTTGGGCCCAAAAGGGTTGCCCTGCTCCAGAACCAGCAAGTGTGAAGATGAATTCTGCACAACTGCATACGTCTGAGAATGACGAGAGCCCGCGGTCACATGCTCCGCAGGCTCTGTACTGCAAGGGAAACCAAACTGCAACTTGCGACGAGCCTAGCACGCGGACACCGGAATGCAATAGGGGTCAAGATCACGTCACCCGAATGTTTGAACATCCCCCGCCGACTGGCGGTGAAGGCGCATGGCCCCCGCTCGCGCGCCGACACCGGGGTCGCGCGCCGGTCCGTACGCCGTGCGGGCTAGCCTCACGATGTGGACAATCCTCGCACCCGGCCGCGCGTCGGCCACATCCAGTTCCTGAACTGCCTGCCCCTGTACTGGGGGCTCGCCAGAACGGGCACGCTCCTCGACTTCGAGCTCACCAAGGACACCCCGGAGAAGCTCAGCGAGAAGCTGGTGCAGGGCGATCTCGACATCGGTCCGATCACCCTGGTCGAGTTCCTCAAGCACGCCGACGAGCTGGTCGCCTTCCCCGACATCGCCGTCGGCTGCGACGGCCCGGTCATGTCGTGCGTGATCGTCTCGCAGGTCCCCCTGGACCGGCTCGACGGCGCCCGCGTCGCCCTCGGGTCGACCTCCCGCACCTCCGTCCGACTCGCCCAGCTGCTCCTCGCCGAGCGCTACGGGGTCCAGCCCGACTACTACACCTGCCCGCCCGACCTCGGCCTGATGATGCGGGAGGCCGAGGCCGCCGTCCTCATCGGCGACGCGGCGCTGCGCGCCAACATGCTCGACGGGCCGCGCTTCGGCCTGGAGGTGCACGACCTGGGCGCGCTGTGGAAGGAGTGGACGGGCCTGCCGTTCGTCTTCGCGGTCTGGGCGGCGCGCCGCGACTACCTGGAGCGCGAGCCGGTCCTCACCCGCCGGGTGCACGAGGCCTTCCTCGACTCCCGCAACCTCTCCCTCGAAGAGGTCGGCAAGGTCGCCGAGCAGGCCGCCCGCTGGGAGGCCTTCGACGAGGCGACCCTCGCCCGCTACTTCACGACCCTCGACTTCCGCTTCGGCGGCCCGCAGCTGGCGGCCGTCGCCGAGTTCGCCCGCCGCGTCGGCCCGACGACCGGCTTCCCGGCGGACGTGAAGGTGGACCTGCTCCAGCCGTGAGCCGGGCGCCGCTCCGGCACTACTCTGCTGTGCAGTGCGCGCGTACGGGGGCCGGCGAAGGCCTGCGCGCGCCCACGGGGGAGGGGTGACGCCCATGCGGCCGCTCGACGCCGACGAACCCACGGCCGTGGGGCCCTACCGGCTGCTCGGCCGGCTGGGCTCCGGCGGCATGGGCCGGGTCTACCTGGGCCGCAGCGCCGGCGGCCGCACGGTCGCGGTGAAGATCGTGCACCCGCACTTCGCGCTGGACGACGAGTTCCGGGCCCGGTTCCGGCGCGAGGTCGAGGCCGCGTGCCGGGTGGGCGGCGCCTGGACGGCACCCGTGCTGGACGCCGACCCGGAGGCGCGCGTGCCGTGGGTGGCGACGGCGTACGCGGCGGGCCCCTCGCTGTCCGCGGCGGTCGCCGACGTCGGTCCCCTGCCGGCACCCACCGTACGGGCCCTGGGCGCGGGGCTCGCCGAGGCGCTGGCGGCGGTGCACGAGCTGGGCCTCGTCCACCGGGACGTGAAGCCGTCGAACGTCCTGCTCACGCTCGACGGCCCGCTGCTGATCGACTTCGGCATCGCCCGGGCCACGGACGGCACGGCGTCCCTGACGTCCACGGGCGTGTCGATCGGCTCGCCCGGCTACATGTCGCCCGAGCAGATCCTGGGCCACGGCGTCACGGGCGCGGCGGACGTCTTCTCGCTGGGCGCGGTCCTGACGTACGCGGCGACCGGCGCCCCGCCCTTCCCCGGCGACTCCTCGGCCGCCCTGCTCTACAAGGTCGTCCACGAGGAACCGGAACTGGGCGCGCTGGACGGGGAGCTGCGGGACCTCACGGCAGCGTGCCTCACCAAGGCCCCGGCCGCCCGGCCCACCCCCACGGAGGTGGCCCGCCGACTGGCCCCCGAGGGCGCGGCCCGGCTGGTGGCGGGCGGGTGGCTCCCCGGGGCACTGGTGGAGCGGGTGAGCCGGAGCGCCGTGCACCTGCTGAACCTGGAGGCGACGGGGCCGGGGGCGCCCGAAGCCCTCTCGGGACCGATCGCCTTCAGCGACCCTTCGTTGCCGATCGCCTTCAGCGGCCCCGCGGTGGGGGCGCCGTCCGCACCCGCCCCGGCGGCCCCCTCCGCCGTACCCGAACCCCGTGGCGGGCACCGGCAGGACGCGGTCGGCACGGTCGACACGGCCGTGCCCGCCGGTGGGCGGCGCCCCGGCAAGGTCTCCGTCTCCGTGTCGGCCACGTCCGTGCCGGAGGGCGGCGGGCGGGTGCGGAAGCTGAGCTGCTCCGTGGCGCTGGCGGTCGCGGGGGCGATGGCGGCCGTGACGATCGGGTCGGTGTTCGTCTTCGACCTGCTGCCGGGCCGGATCTCCCAGGACGACGACACGGGCGGCTCCGGAGCGGGCAACGACTCACCACCGGCGGCGACCGCGAGTTCCGCCCCCTCAGCTACGGTGCCCGCCGGCTACCTCGGCACCTGGGAGGGCCAGGGCACCGCCCTCGACGGCAGGCTGCCCCTCGGCACGTTCCGGATCACGGTCGAACGAGCCACGGTCGGCCGGGAGTTGGGCCGGCTCCGCCAGACCGACCAGATCGGCGGCGTCTGCGTCGACGTACTGACCCTGAAGCAGGTCACGAAGAAGAAGCTCGTCGCGACGTCCGTCGGAGCGAAGACCAACCACGGGGGCTGCAACCCGGCCCCGACGACCGTCCACCTCACGCGGGTCGGCGACGACCTCCAATACCGGTCGGAGAGCGCGGAGTCGGGGCGTCCGCAGGCTCGGATGTCGAAGGTCGAGTAGGTGTCCCCGGCCGGCACTCCCACCTGCCCGGCCCGTTCCCCATGGTCACTACTGTGTCTGCGATAGCGAAGACCATCACATGAACCGGGTGCTCCAGGAACGGTTCGCAACGGGGAAGGCCCGTCATGGAAACACTGCAACCGGATGATCCGCGGGAGTTGGGCGGTTACCGCCTTCTGCGAAGACTCGGCGCCGGTGGAATGGGCCGCGTCTACCTCGCCCGGTCGCCCGGTGGCCGGACCGTGGCCGTGAAGGTCGTACGGCAGGACCTTGCCGCGGACACCGACTTCCGCGCCCGGTTCCGGCACGAGATCGAGATAGCCAAGGCGGTGTCCGGCCGCTACACCGCGCCGGTCGTGGACGCCGACCCGGACGCGCCGCTGCCCTGGCTGGCGACGTCGTACGTGCTCGGCCCGGACCTCACGGACGTGGTCGCCGCGCACGGCGCGCTGCCGGAGCACACGGTACGCGCGCTGGCCGCGGGCCTTGCCGCCGCCCTCCAGGAGATCCACGCGGCCGGCCTCATACACCGAGACCTCAAGCCCTCCAACGTCCTGCTCGCCGCAGACGGGCCGCGCGTCATCGACTTCGGCATAGCACGGGCCGTGGACGGGAACCGGATGACGCAGACGGGAGTCGTGGTCGGCTCGCCCGGTTACATGCCGCCGGAGCAGGCACTGGGGCAGGACGTCGGCACGGCGGGCGACGTCTTCTCGCTCGGGGCCGTCCTCACCTTCGCGGCGACCGGGCACGCGGCCTTCGGTGACGGCACCGCCTCGCACGCGTCGATGCTCTACCAAGTGGTGCACGGCGAGGCGGACCTGACCGGTGTACCGCAGTCCGTGCTGGGACTCGTCCGCGCGTGTCTGCTCAAGGATCCCGCCGGGCGGCCGACGCCCCCGGAGATCGTCACAGCGCTGGCCCCGCAGGGCGTCGAGGGCCTGCTCAAGGACTGGCTGCCGTCAGCGGTGGCGTCGACGATCGCCACCCACGCGGCGGGGATCCTGGACCTGGAGGCCCCTCACGAACCGGCACCCGCCGGAGGATCCTTCGGTCCCGCGCCGACGACGCTGGACAGCGGGCCGACACCCACCACCACACCGGCACCGGGATACGGCTACCCGCAGACACCCGGCTACGGCACTACGCCCGCCCCCGGTTACGGCGGCACGCCGGCACCCGGTTACGGCGGCACGCCCGCCCCCGCCTACGGCACGCCCCCCGGCGGCAACGCCCCCCTTGGTTACGGCACCCCGACCCCTGCTTACAGCACGCCCCCGCCAGGCGCCGCGCAGGTGGGCCCCGCCGCCCCCACCGGCTCCGGCCCCTCCCGCCGAC
This genomic stretch from Streptomyces sp. Go-475 harbors:
- a CDS encoding class I SAM-dependent methyltransferase produces the protein MTDAGFLIETRTFYDTVAEDYAEHFRDVGVGTALDRGLLAGFAELVGAGGEVADLGCGPGRVTAYLAARGLSVFGLDLSESMLAIARRENPGLRFVKGSMLELDLPDGSLDGVVSWYSTIHTPLDRLPDVFAEFGRVLRPGGHLLVAFQAGDEPRRYEEAFGHKVALDFRRRRPERIAALLEAAGFALRSRTVREPDETLGEPVAQACLVARKPPTAVA
- a CDS encoding cold-shock protein, with product MATGTVKWFNAEKGFGFIAQEGGGPDVFVHYSAINATGFRSLEENQQVSFDVTQGPKGPQAENVTPV
- a CDS encoding menaquinone biosynthesis protein, whose amino-acid sequence is MDNPRTRPRVGHIQFLNCLPLYWGLARTGTLLDFELTKDTPEKLSEKLVQGDLDIGPITLVEFLKHADELVAFPDIAVGCDGPVMSCVIVSQVPLDRLDGARVALGSTSRTSVRLAQLLLAERYGVQPDYYTCPPDLGLMMREAEAAVLIGDAALRANMLDGPRFGLEVHDLGALWKEWTGLPFVFAVWAARRDYLEREPVLTRRVHEAFLDSRNLSLEEVGKVAEQAARWEAFDEATLARYFTTLDFRFGGPQLAAVAEFARRVGPTTGFPADVKVDLLQP
- a CDS encoding serine/threonine-protein kinase, translated to MRPLDADEPTAVGPYRLLGRLGSGGMGRVYLGRSAGGRTVAVKIVHPHFALDDEFRARFRREVEAACRVGGAWTAPVLDADPEARVPWVATAYAAGPSLSAAVADVGPLPAPTVRALGAGLAEALAAVHELGLVHRDVKPSNVLLTLDGPLLIDFGIARATDGTASLTSTGVSIGSPGYMSPEQILGHGVTGAADVFSLGAVLTYAATGAPPFPGDSSAALLYKVVHEEPELGALDGELRDLTAACLTKAPAARPTPTEVARRLAPEGAARLVAGGWLPGALVERVSRSAVHLLNLEATGPGAPEALSGPIAFSDPSLPIAFSGPAVGAPSAPAPAAPSAVPEPRGGHRQDAVGTVDTAVPAGGRRPGKVSVSVSATSVPEGGGRVRKLSCSVALAVAGAMAAVTIGSVFVFDLLPGRISQDDDTGGSGAGNDSPPAATASSAPSATVPAGYLGTWEGQGTALDGRLPLGTFRITVERATVGRELGRLRQTDQIGGVCVDVLTLKQVTKKKLVATSVGAKTNHGGCNPAPTTVHLTRVGDDLQYRSESAESGRPQARMSKVE
- a CDS encoding PQQ-binding-like beta-propeller repeat protein; amino-acid sequence: METLQPDDPRELGGYRLLRRLGAGGMGRVYLARSPGGRTVAVKVVRQDLAADTDFRARFRHEIEIAKAVSGRYTAPVVDADPDAPLPWLATSYVLGPDLTDVVAAHGALPEHTVRALAAGLAAALQEIHAAGLIHRDLKPSNVLLAADGPRVIDFGIARAVDGNRMTQTGVVVGSPGYMPPEQALGQDVGTAGDVFSLGAVLTFAATGHAAFGDGTASHASMLYQVVHGEADLTGVPQSVLGLVRACLLKDPAGRPTPPEIVTALAPQGVEGLLKDWLPSAVASTIATHAAGILDLEAPHEPAPAGGSFGPAPTTLDSGPTPTTTPAPGYGYPQTPGYGTTPAPGYGGTPAPGYGGTPAPAYGTPPGGNAPLGYGTPTPAYSTPPPGAAQVGPAAPTGSGPSRRRALSLALGGAAAVAAIGGGTAWLLGRDGDGPDTAGGKGGVAVPVGEDFTTPPAGVAPQPLWHESATPDSTATDVPLLTHDGLLVVSGDPLVAYDVKTGDARWSKPGICRPGAPLLFHGGKVYLADGDYDGVLVAYDVRTGEEAWRSRLGRTLTVEGTIAIDDSNVYVTAKDFGESRSATKYRTAVAAISHTTGKKVWVQRRDWGTKDYDVQGTVSGKYLVYTDSNQNVTVRDTATGDQLWTQKIGDEWSRRPTVANGLVFLPGEQLTAVDVETGKRQWALSPNGRRGFHHPAVIDGVLYAADFDGGVWAVSVKTRKRLWLCEDPGADEPPQTFLKAGTTLYGASGPLDGGGVFALNAGTGKSRWVYDDNKETGEPWQAALSGNRLLTTHGAEIYALPAV